A single genomic interval of Microbulbifer variabilis harbors:
- a CDS encoding thioredoxin family protein yields MKVFHRTLFLAILLLSMPFASAGEPFSEERFKELQAAKQPVLIDVRADWCPTCKKQGIILAQFQEDNPQCGLTILNVNFDKQKEWVKHFRAPRQSTLLLYRGDKQVWFSVAETRADVIRQNIFNSVKACGENA; encoded by the coding sequence ATGAAAGTATTTCACCGCACCCTGTTCTTAGCTATCTTACTGCTCTCTATGCCCTTCGCATCAGCCGGAGAGCCCTTCTCCGAAGAGCGCTTCAAAGAGCTGCAAGCTGCCAAGCAACCCGTATTGATTGATGTACGGGCAGACTGGTGCCCTACCTGTAAGAAGCAGGGCATAATTCTTGCGCAGTTCCAGGAAGATAACCCCCAGTGCGGCCTCACAATCCTTAATGTGAATTTCGACAAGCAAAAAGAGTGGGTAAAGCATTTCCGTGCGCCCAGGCAGTCAACTCTGCTGCTCTATCGTGGGGACAAGCAGGTATGGTTCAGTGTTGCTGAAACACGCGCTGATGTTATTCGCCAGAATATCTTTAACTCAGTTAAGGCCTGCGGCGAAAATGCTTGA
- a CDS encoding aldehyde dehydrogenase family protein, whose amino-acid sequence MSRPTKRFAPQESYKLFIGGEWVNSNSGRTIDSLNPATGELLTRIPLADSSDVDAAVIAAEKAFPTWKLTSAIERQDSLLKIADMLSEKKAFFAHLEALETGKPIRETSNIDIPLAIDHFRYFAGVIRSHSDEAVMIDDQTMSLVFSEPMGVVGQVIPWNYPLLMAAWKIAPAIATGNTVVIKPSEMTSSTLLELTKIFKEVLPDGVVNVVTGVGPEAGQALLDHPKVAKLAFTGSTGIGYNVAKAAADKLVPATLELGGKSANIVFPDTNWEKALEGGALSILLNQGQVCESGARLFVHETIFDRFTTELKAKFEAVNVGDPMDPNTQMGSQISEAQMNRILGYIDVAKEEGAKILTGGNRLQKPGLEQGFYIEPTIITHADNAMKVAQEEIFGPVVVVIPFSSEEEVIAMANQSDYGLAGAVWTQDINRALRVARAVETGRMWVNTYHELPAHAPFGGYKKSGIGRETHKSMIDAYTQKKNIFISLNEKPYGLF is encoded by the coding sequence ATGAGCCGACCCACTAAGCGCTTTGCTCCTCAGGAATCTTATAAATTATTTATTGGTGGTGAATGGGTTAATAGCAACTCGGGGCGTACGATAGACAGCCTCAATCCTGCTACAGGCGAATTACTGACTCGCATACCGTTGGCTGATTCAAGTGATGTCGATGCTGCTGTCATTGCGGCAGAAAAGGCGTTCCCCACCTGGAAACTTACTTCCGCTATTGAACGACAGGATTCACTGCTCAAAATTGCAGACATGCTTTCAGAAAAGAAAGCATTTTTCGCCCACCTTGAGGCATTGGAAACCGGCAAGCCAATTCGCGAAACTTCAAATATTGATATCCCACTGGCCATCGACCACTTTCGCTACTTTGCAGGGGTTATCCGCTCTCACAGCGACGAAGCGGTGATGATTGATGATCAAACCATGAGCTTGGTATTCAGCGAGCCAATGGGTGTAGTCGGTCAGGTAATCCCATGGAACTACCCTCTGCTGATGGCCGCCTGGAAGATTGCACCCGCTATCGCAACCGGTAACACCGTAGTGATTAAGCCATCCGAGATGACTTCATCCACCCTGCTGGAGCTGACCAAGATTTTCAAAGAAGTATTACCAGATGGTGTGGTGAACGTTGTCACCGGCGTAGGCCCAGAAGCGGGCCAGGCTTTACTGGATCACCCTAAAGTCGCGAAGCTGGCCTTCACCGGGTCTACCGGCATCGGCTATAACGTGGCCAAAGCTGCGGCTGATAAATTGGTGCCGGCAACTCTGGAGCTGGGCGGTAAATCAGCCAACATTGTATTCCCAGACACAAACTGGGAAAAAGCACTGGAGGGCGGAGCCCTGTCTATCCTGCTGAACCAGGGACAAGTCTGTGAATCTGGTGCCCGCCTTTTTGTCCACGAAACTATCTTCGACCGTTTTACCACTGAATTAAAAGCCAAGTTTGAAGCCGTGAATGTCGGCGATCCGATGGACCCCAATACGCAGATGGGCAGCCAGATCAGTGAAGCTCAAATGAACCGTATTCTTGGCTACATAGATGTCGCCAAAGAGGAAGGTGCAAAAATCCTGACTGGAGGTAATCGATTACAAAAGCCGGGATTAGAACAGGGTTTTTATATTGAGCCGACAATCATTACCCATGCCGATAACGCAATGAAAGTCGCACAAGAAGAAATCTTTGGCCCAGTTGTTGTAGTGATTCCATTCTCCTCTGAGGAAGAAGTTATAGCGATGGCCAACCAATCCGATTATGGCTTGGCAGGTGCTGTTTGGACTCAGGATATAAACCGTGCACTGCGCGTTGCACGAGCCGTGGAAACTGGCCGCATGTGGGTGAATACCTATCATGAACTCCCTGCCCATGCACCGTTCGGCGGTTACAAGAAATCAGGTATCGGGCGTGAAACCCATAAATCGATGATTGATGCCTACACGCAGAAGAAGAATATCTTTATCAGTCTTAATGAAAAGCCCTACGGTCTTTTTTAA
- a CDS encoding winged helix-turn-helix domain-containing protein, which produces MASQYWVGEFFIDLSRNQITRHEQSQTIPPKALAVLTHLAKHQRKVVSQDELLSKVWPDTIVTPNTLQRSITQLRKAFGEDRKQQSYIRTHAKQGYSLECDIVWQDGSSILQDKTAPEEDALSPAPPEPVIDIQPSNPDYQTQPIKPNRFPIFALIGMVLLIFVGFNYSSPKQNAQLIFDRLQAVTATDHKEFGPSYSPDGEYIIFNRYLDKLCVNKIWARNIHTQQETELTPEWGTNGRHTLSPDGKKLVFISEEDCTIPLTQNTCYNLVSLDFQKAMVSPQQPNVLMRCKNSAIKNPVWLNNNDLAILHNESDHWRLIKYSVRDNTSQVLYDLEEGNLAHFDYSIDDDLIAVTSYHQDGQLYIDMLDSKGALLTSHPIDYPDEISEHRAISPNFSPREDELIFSTGRRLFSLTYDGKVSRIQLPLDQSASSPDFHPGGHRALVIKGQYDSDIASIPLNLPGASTTPSEEDVSTIYPSATRSISGEDDGIFQPNGNLIAFTSRRSGEDQVWVTDGSDLRQVSQFPIDTNIDGIHWSADGESILVNANNELNKIFLDGRVEGLPLNAPVDQLFQWDSIDNSALLSLTIKGVTQFAEVDLDSLEPRFINEKQVSWAQRTKDGRLIYMDHMNRFWQPGPAEDQLIEKLVNQGSEKRFVIKESVIYSINRDDQLWSYNLDTDIFSILREMHRDIDYLTDVNQENLMITYVVAAKKEVAELFLRNK; this is translated from the coding sequence ATGGCTTCACAATATTGGGTGGGTGAGTTCTTTATTGATTTATCCAGAAACCAGATCACCCGACATGAGCAATCGCAAACGATCCCCCCAAAAGCTCTTGCCGTCTTAACCCACTTGGCAAAGCATCAGCGAAAGGTGGTGAGCCAGGATGAGCTACTGTCTAAGGTCTGGCCCGATACAATAGTCACACCGAATACGCTGCAAAGAAGTATTACGCAACTTAGAAAAGCCTTTGGGGAGGATCGCAAGCAGCAGTCTTATATTAGAACCCATGCCAAACAGGGTTATAGCCTGGAATGTGATATTGTTTGGCAAGATGGTAGTTCTATTCTACAGGATAAGACAGCACCGGAAGAAGACGCCCTCTCTCCTGCTCCCCCTGAGCCTGTAATAGATATACAACCAAGTAATCCGGATTATCAAACCCAGCCAATTAAACCAAATAGATTCCCAATATTTGCGCTAATCGGGATGGTATTATTGATATTTGTTGGATTTAATTACTCTTCACCCAAGCAAAACGCTCAGCTTATATTTGATCGATTACAGGCAGTAACGGCTACGGATCACAAAGAGTTTGGCCCCTCATATTCACCTGATGGTGAATATATTATATTTAATCGTTATTTGGATAAGCTCTGTGTGAATAAAATCTGGGCCAGGAATATACATACCCAGCAGGAAACGGAATTAACTCCCGAATGGGGTACTAATGGCCGCCATACATTATCTCCGGATGGCAAAAAACTGGTATTTATTTCAGAAGAAGACTGTACCATACCGCTAACCCAGAATACCTGTTACAACCTGGTAAGCCTGGACTTCCAAAAAGCTATGGTAAGCCCACAACAACCAAATGTATTAATGCGCTGTAAGAACTCGGCCATTAAAAATCCGGTATGGTTAAATAACAATGACCTCGCTATTTTGCATAATGAGTCTGATCATTGGCGGCTAATCAAATATTCAGTGAGAGATAACACGAGTCAGGTACTTTATGACTTGGAAGAGGGAAACCTAGCTCACTTTGATTATTCAATCGATGACGATTTAATAGCCGTCACCAGCTATCATCAAGATGGCCAGCTTTATATCGATATGCTGGATTCTAAGGGGGCGCTTTTAACCAGCCATCCGATTGACTATCCAGATGAGATATCTGAACACAGAGCCATTTCCCCTAACTTTTCACCGAGAGAGGATGAGCTAATCTTTAGTACAGGGCGAAGACTCTTCTCTCTCACCTATGATGGCAAGGTCAGTAGAATTCAGTTACCTCTGGACCAGTCTGCCAGCTCTCCAGACTTTCATCCAGGTGGACATAGAGCACTGGTTATTAAAGGGCAATACGATAGTGATATTGCCTCAATACCGCTAAACCTGCCTGGGGCTAGCACCACACCTTCAGAAGAAGATGTCAGCACAATTTACCCAAGCGCCACACGGTCGATTTCCGGGGAGGATGACGGTATTTTCCAACCCAATGGCAACTTGATTGCGTTTACCTCCAGGCGCTCTGGTGAAGACCAGGTGTGGGTGACTGATGGTAGTGATTTACGGCAGGTATCTCAGTTTCCAATCGATACCAATATCGACGGTATCCATTGGTCTGCCGATGGAGAAAGTATTCTGGTAAATGCCAATAATGAGCTCAATAAAATTTTCTTGGATGGCCGTGTAGAGGGCTTGCCCCTGAATGCGCCTGTTGATCAGCTCTTCCAGTGGGACAGTATCGATAATTCAGCGTTATTATCCTTGACGATTAAAGGGGTTACACAATTTGCAGAAGTCGATTTAGATAGCCTTGAGCCCAGGTTTATCAATGAAAAACAAGTTAGCTGGGCCCAGAGGACTAAAGATGGTCGGCTGATCTATATGGACCATATGAACCGCTTCTGGCAGCCCGGCCCTGCTGAAGACCAACTAATTGAGAAGCTGGTTAATCAAGGTAGCGAAAAGAGATTTGTTATCAAAGAGAGTGTGATTTACTCAATCAATCGAGACGACCAGCTGTGGTCATACAATCTCGACACCGATATCTTTTCCATTTTGAGGGAAATGCATAGGGATATCGATTACTTGACCGATGTTAATCAAGAGAACCTGATGATTACCTATGTTGTTGCCGCTAAAAAGGAAGTGGCTGAGCTCTTTTTAAGAAATAAATAA
- a CDS encoding cytochrome c biogenesis CcdA family protein, with translation MLEVSAIPLALIAGTLSILSPCVWPLVPMVVGASSSAGRWGPYALAVGLSLSFALAGTVLSFLLVSLGLDPELFRYIAAILLVAVALILLIKPLSDWVTLRLSKVTAGASITGDGAWAGQFGIGFLTGIIWLPCVGPTLGAAIALASMGQQLGQSFMVMFSFGLGTGAALLVAGGLSRKIYSRLSPSVGTFAVGGKVALGAILLLLGIMVLSGFDKVLETWALNWMPEWTFSF, from the coding sequence ATGCTTGAAGTCAGCGCCATCCCCCTGGCCTTGATTGCGGGCACACTTAGTATTCTCTCCCCCTGTGTTTGGCCGCTGGTGCCAATGGTGGTTGGCGCCTCCAGCAGTGCTGGGCGCTGGGGGCCTTATGCGCTCGCCGTAGGGCTCAGCTTGTCATTTGCCCTGGCGGGAACTGTACTCAGTTTCCTGCTGGTCTCTTTAGGGCTGGACCCAGAGCTATTTCGCTATATTGCTGCAATCCTGCTTGTGGCCGTTGCCCTTATTCTACTGATTAAACCACTTTCTGACTGGGTGACTCTGCGTTTATCGAAAGTTACCGCTGGGGCGAGTATTACTGGTGATGGTGCCTGGGCCGGGCAGTTTGGTATCGGCTTTCTCACAGGAATTATTTGGTTGCCCTGCGTTGGTCCCACGCTAGGTGCAGCAATCGCGCTTGCTTCCATGGGCCAGCAACTAGGCCAGTCATTTATGGTGATGTTTTCTTTTGGGCTTGGTACCGGCGCTGCGCTACTGGTGGCAGGCGGGCTATCAAGGAAAATTTATAGCCGCTTATCACCATCAGTTGGTACTTTTGCTGTTGGCGGCAAAGTAGCACTTGGTGCCATACTTTTGTTGCTTGGGATTATGGTGTTGAGTGGCTTTGATAAAGTCCTGGAAACCTGGGCTTTGAACTGGATGCCTGAGTGGACTTTTAGTTTTTAA
- a CDS encoding LysR family transcriptional regulator: MNGISRLDLKQLRILEALLQERNLSRVAEKVGLTQQAISEQLRKLREVFDDRLFIRQGNGMVPTPIAEQLGGRISSILKDVESLLTPIAFDPATYKGVFSISATDYAIQSVLPQLLEVVRKCAPELKVIVRDFETDNLNQLMVAGEIDLALTFPDFIPDDLPYKLLFEEQHVCIAGKKSPLKGRSLTLADVAELPQLIISPSRPNLRGSHDEWFAMQGLKRNIVMSVPCFSAAPDIIAATDTIAFYPSRLLPNKKVIPLNLDTQTPKFEVIAAWHSRSNHSQLHMWVVDQLMRLFKSEV, encoded by the coding sequence ATGAATGGTATAAGTCGGTTAGACCTGAAACAGCTACGTATATTGGAAGCCCTACTGCAAGAGAGAAACCTATCGCGGGTAGCGGAAAAGGTAGGGTTAACTCAGCAAGCAATCAGTGAGCAGCTGCGTAAGTTGAGGGAAGTATTTGATGACCGTCTGTTCATTAGGCAAGGTAACGGCATGGTGCCCACTCCTATTGCCGAACAGCTGGGTGGTAGGATCAGCAGCATTTTAAAGGATGTAGAGTCACTGCTGACCCCAATTGCTTTTGACCCGGCAACCTATAAGGGGGTTTTTAGCATTAGCGCCACAGACTACGCGATTCAATCGGTACTACCCCAACTACTAGAGGTTGTCCGTAAATGTGCCCCGGAACTTAAAGTTATCGTCAGGGACTTTGAAACAGATAACCTAAATCAATTAATGGTTGCCGGCGAGATCGATCTAGCGCTCACTTTCCCTGATTTCATCCCGGATGATTTGCCTTACAAACTGTTATTTGAAGAGCAACATGTCTGTATTGCAGGAAAAAAATCTCCTCTAAAGGGCAGGTCATTGACTTTGGCTGACGTAGCCGAGCTTCCACAATTGATTATTTCGCCTTCTCGCCCGAACTTGAGAGGGTCTCACGATGAATGGTTTGCTATGCAAGGACTAAAGCGCAATATCGTAATGTCAGTACCTTGCTTTTCAGCCGCACCAGATATTATTGCTGCCACTGACACAATTGCTTTTTACCCTTCAAGATTGCTGCCCAATAAGAAAGTGATTCCTCTCAACTTGGATACACAAACCCCAAAATTTGAAGTCATTGCAGCATGGCATAGCCGATCTAATCACAGCCAGCTCCATATGTGGGTAGTTGATCAGCTTATGAGATTGTTTAAAAGTGAGGTTTAA
- a CDS encoding DUF4166 domain-containing protein, with product MNTAVINWFGPSFSELNPLLQHLHTQGAKLYGEVETRFGSGVAGWIGRRMAHKLGAPTTAGKVPFSVDIHHSPEKLTWSRTFARTHTVTSEFQPVKTYQQSGYWVESTGPVKIHLGVSTEGGNWQWLQQYVSLFRIPIPTIFRPRVSAGKAVVNGLYQFEVKISLPVLGLIFGYSDTLKKDDGKMID from the coding sequence GTGAATACTGCCGTCATCAACTGGTTTGGGCCTAGTTTTAGTGAGTTGAATCCACTTTTGCAGCACCTGCATACGCAAGGTGCCAAGCTGTATGGGGAGGTGGAGACCCGTTTTGGTTCCGGCGTCGCCGGCTGGATTGGTCGACGAATGGCGCACAAGCTAGGGGCTCCAACGACAGCTGGCAAAGTGCCTTTTTCTGTAGACATCCATCACTCCCCAGAAAAACTGACTTGGTCCCGCACTTTTGCCAGAACCCATACTGTTACCTCAGAGTTCCAGCCAGTAAAGACCTACCAACAAAGTGGTTACTGGGTGGAATCCACTGGCCCTGTCAAAATACATCTAGGGGTCTCAACAGAGGGTGGCAACTGGCAATGGCTACAGCAATATGTGTCACTTTTTCGTATTCCTATTCCAACAATATTCAGGCCAAGGGTTTCCGCTGGAAAAGCCGTTGTGAATGGGCTCTACCAATTTGAAGTAAAAATCTCCTTGCCGGTGCTGGGCCTTATCTTTGGCTACTCAGATACATTAAAGAAAGACGATGGAAAAATGATCGATTAA
- a CDS encoding Ig-like domain-containing protein — MKQFFGKTLTTILPLIFLSACSGGGGSGSSDGGSNSDSPNSPSNRTPVFLSLSEIAFREDGSGALLTLSASDADGDSISYSIIGGEDQSRFLIENGNQLRFDSAPDFENPADSNGDNVYRVTVEASDGNGGQSTQEIVITVVDVNDGAPEFSSAAEITVKEGVSGIFYTATAKDPDKDEVTYSLSGGADVALFSIDSTSGELRFNTAPDFESPADSDEDNNYQLFISAADSEGVSNQLSLQVVVTNLVIPSARIIFPTGGANMVGKLSNLALTARVLDLENGDNASEQLASIAINNQSPTVNATSSSTWYLDSPINEGRDAYTLSAQFVTGETVQDSLTVKNEQLIKSPVGVFYDKFYRGWYFADRILGTIFEIGSSRRVISGPSNGSGPMLEPIDMEKNFPEVRSNPADDYLIVLDDDGSIYSVQRTTGNRKQLTTWIPADLQALTLTGSGGEAYTTRATVTYGEIIKFDLSSGNYTVISSSNSSSPAGTGPDMMYPKGIALDEMNGQLYVGDERTDSILKVDIASGNRTTISGNGIGSGQPIHQPMDLIVDVDSGQIYVANGNAQNILQVDIATGNRSVVTSWTKGEGLQLRYPWSISRGADNDRLLVSGIGFDPVIMSVDTSTGDGTEISSNHVGTGPSYIWDYVSYNRSIDRLLAVSDDDGIVVEIDLQNGNRTIVTDFDSNALPLKSVEPSTIVSDESGRYAYIFDNHPNWNRLVKLDLESGESQVISGSGIGEGPAFFGLVAAMELDITNNRIVLLQHSGLITVDLDSGDREIICDDSLGHTPFFSHPSGLALDLANNRVFVSDSGTGGIWQVDLTTGEKSTFASTVHGGNRKQSPTGIVLDTIGNRLLVGTDGLSGTYSENLIAIDLGDASQSILSSGGNCSTLNCHVWAGSLTSMTIDEDGRRLFAYDSGQQGIIVIDLRSGQRALASK; from the coding sequence ATGAAGCAGTTTTTCGGAAAAACATTGACTACAATTTTACCACTAATTTTTTTGTCAGCCTGTAGCGGAGGTGGTGGAAGCGGTTCGAGCGATGGTGGTTCGAACAGTGACAGCCCCAATAGTCCATCCAATCGTACGCCCGTGTTCTTATCCTTAAGCGAAATAGCCTTCCGGGAAGATGGTTCCGGTGCTCTACTCACACTATCGGCTAGTGACGCTGATGGAGACAGTATCAGTTACAGTATTATCGGTGGTGAAGATCAGTCCCGTTTTTTAATCGAGAATGGAAACCAGCTGCGCTTTGACTCTGCACCGGATTTCGAGAATCCTGCCGACTCAAATGGAGATAATGTCTACCGGGTAACGGTCGAGGCCAGCGATGGTAACGGCGGCCAATCAACCCAGGAAATTGTAATTACCGTTGTTGATGTTAATGATGGCGCTCCAGAATTTTCTTCTGCAGCTGAGATCACAGTCAAAGAAGGTGTTAGCGGTATTTTTTACACCGCTACGGCTAAGGACCCAGATAAGGACGAGGTTACCTATTCTTTGAGCGGTGGTGCTGATGTTGCGTTGTTTTCTATTGATTCAACTAGTGGAGAGCTGCGTTTCAACACGGCCCCAGATTTTGAGTCGCCTGCGGATAGTGACGAGGATAACAATTATCAGCTGTTCATCAGTGCCGCGGATAGTGAGGGGGTCTCGAACCAGCTTTCGCTGCAAGTTGTCGTGACAAATCTGGTTATACCTTCGGCTCGCATTATTTTCCCGACGGGCGGTGCCAATATGGTCGGAAAGCTTTCCAACCTCGCCCTTACTGCCAGGGTTTTGGATCTTGAAAATGGTGATAATGCCTCTGAGCAATTGGCCAGTATCGCCATCAATAATCAGTCACCGACTGTGAACGCAACTTCTTCGTCAACCTGGTATCTCGATAGTCCGATTAATGAAGGTCGGGATGCCTACACACTTTCAGCCCAGTTTGTCACTGGTGAAACGGTCCAAGACTCACTCACTGTTAAGAACGAGCAGTTAATCAAGTCTCCGGTCGGTGTGTTTTACGATAAATTTTATAGAGGTTGGTATTTCGCCGATCGCATTTTGGGCACGATATTTGAGATAGGCAGTTCGCGCCGAGTGATTTCTGGTCCATCGAACGGTTCCGGTCCGATGCTAGAGCCGATTGACATGGAGAAAAACTTCCCGGAAGTACGCAGTAATCCTGCCGATGACTACCTCATCGTATTAGATGATGACGGGAGTATCTATTCTGTGCAACGCACCACTGGTAACCGTAAGCAATTGACCACATGGATTCCTGCAGACCTCCAGGCACTGACACTGACGGGCTCTGGAGGTGAGGCTTACACTACAAGAGCAACGGTGACTTATGGTGAGATTATTAAATTTGATCTGTCGAGCGGGAATTACACCGTTATATCAAGCTCCAATTCATCATCCCCGGCGGGCACTGGCCCCGATATGATGTACCCGAAGGGTATTGCATTAGATGAGATGAATGGACAGCTGTACGTGGGTGATGAAAGGACCGATTCTATTCTTAAGGTAGATATTGCTAGCGGTAATAGAACAACAATAAGCGGCAATGGTATTGGCAGCGGCCAACCCATTCACCAGCCAATGGATTTAATCGTCGATGTTGATAGTGGTCAAATTTATGTTGCCAATGGTAACGCCCAGAATATCCTGCAAGTGGATATTGCAACCGGTAATCGATCAGTTGTAACTAGCTGGACAAAAGGTGAAGGGTTACAGCTTCGTTACCCCTGGTCAATTAGTCGAGGGGCTGACAACGATCGTTTGCTGGTGTCCGGAATTGGTTTCGATCCGGTGATCATGTCTGTTGATACAAGTACCGGTGATGGCACAGAAATTTCCTCCAATCATGTCGGGACGGGACCCAGCTATATATGGGACTATGTAAGTTATAACCGTTCGATCGATCGGTTACTGGCGGTTTCCGATGATGATGGCATAGTTGTGGAAATAGACTTGCAGAACGGCAATCGTACTATTGTGACTGACTTTGATTCGAATGCATTGCCCTTGAAGAGTGTTGAGCCATCCACAATTGTTTCCGACGAGTCAGGTCGCTACGCCTATATATTTGATAATCATCCTAATTGGAACCGGCTTGTCAAACTTGATCTAGAAAGCGGAGAGTCCCAGGTAATCTCTGGTTCCGGAATTGGTGAGGGGCCCGCGTTTTTCGGTCTTGTAGCGGCCATGGAGCTGGATATCACTAACAATCGTATAGTTTTGTTACAACACTCAGGACTGATAACCGTCGACCTGGATAGCGGCGATAGGGAAATTATTTGCGATGATTCCCTCGGCCACACCCCCTTCTTTAGCCATCCCTCCGGCTTAGCGCTGGATCTGGCTAATAATCGTGTGTTCGTCAGCGATTCAGGTACAGGTGGCATCTGGCAGGTAGACTTGACTACTGGTGAAAAGAGTACATTCGCCTCGACGGTGCATGGTGGCAATAGAAAGCAGTCCCCTACAGGTATTGTCTTGGATACAATTGGCAATCGGCTTCTTGTGGGCACTGACGGACTCTCTGGCACCTACAGCGAAAATCTGATAGCTATCGATCTGGGCGACGCTTCACAATCAATACTGTCTAGTGGTGGGAATTGTTCTACTTTAAATTGCCATGTTTGGGCGGGCAGTCTCACGTCTATGACCATCGACGAAGATGGCCGTAGACTTTTTGCCTATGATAGCGGTCAGCAAGGAATCATCGTTATCGATTTACGTTCTGGTCAACGCGCACTAGCTTCCAAATAA
- a CDS encoding alkene reductase — translation MKNEALFSEINLGPYTLKNRIVLPPLTRSRSSQPGNIANDLMANYYAQRAGAGFMVTEGTQIEPRGQGYAWTPGIYSQDQIEGWKKVTKAVHDQGGIIFAQLWHVGRVSHTSLQPGGTAPVAPSAIRADAVKVFIETGPGQGALAEPSEPRALTTEEVKELVQLYAQAARNALEAGFDGVELHCANGYLVNQFISEHTNQRDDEYGGSLENRLRFLKEIVAAVSAEVGNDRLGVRFAPLFESTDEDRVYLGLVESDPHTTYIEAIKLLNEAGIAYLSLAEADWDNAPDLPENFYQEVREIFGGRIMYAGKYSPEKALRVLQAGNGDIFGFGRPFIANPDLPIRIRNDWPLNKVDPETMYGGTDEGYTDYPSYQP, via the coding sequence ATGAAAAACGAAGCACTGTTCAGTGAAATCAACCTGGGCCCTTACACCCTGAAAAACCGCATTGTGCTGCCGCCGCTTACCCGATCGCGTAGTTCACAGCCCGGTAACATCGCTAATGACTTAATGGCCAACTACTACGCTCAGCGTGCCGGTGCGGGCTTTATGGTTACAGAGGGCACGCAAATTGAGCCCCGCGGCCAGGGTTATGCCTGGACCCCCGGAATTTATTCACAGGACCAGATCGAAGGCTGGAAAAAAGTGACCAAAGCCGTACACGATCAAGGCGGTATTATTTTTGCCCAGCTTTGGCATGTGGGGCGTGTATCCCACACATCACTACAACCGGGTGGAACGGCTCCTGTTGCGCCGTCTGCAATTCGTGCAGATGCGGTAAAGGTATTTATTGAGACAGGGCCAGGACAAGGTGCTTTGGCTGAACCCAGTGAGCCTCGTGCACTGACAACAGAAGAAGTTAAAGAACTGGTGCAGCTCTATGCCCAGGCAGCACGCAATGCTTTGGAAGCAGGCTTTGACGGCGTTGAGCTGCATTGTGCCAATGGATATCTTGTAAACCAGTTTATTTCTGAGCATACCAATCAACGCGATGACGAGTATGGCGGTAGCCTGGAGAACCGACTGCGTTTCCTCAAAGAGATTGTTGCAGCGGTATCAGCAGAGGTAGGCAATGATCGACTCGGCGTTCGATTTGCTCCGCTGTTTGAAAGTACCGATGAGGACCGTGTTTATCTTGGCCTGGTGGAGAGTGACCCACACACAACTTATATCGAAGCAATCAAACTATTGAACGAGGCAGGAATTGCTTACCTATCTTTAGCAGAAGCGGATTGGGATAACGCACCGGATTTACCCGAGAATTTCTACCAGGAAGTACGAGAGATCTTTGGCGGGCGCATCATGTATGCCGGCAAGTATTCCCCAGAGAAGGCTTTGCGGGTGCTGCAGGCGGGTAACGGAGATATCTTTGGTTTTGGTCGCCCTTTTATTGCCAATCCGGACCTTCCCATACGTATTCGCAATGATTGGCCTCTTAACAAGGTTGACCCGGAAACCATGTATGGCGGTACCGATGAAGGCTATACCGATTACCCTTCTTACCAGCCATAA